One genomic segment of Rivularia sp. PCC 7116 includes these proteins:
- a CDS encoding TrkA family potassium uptake protein produces MNLSSLGFFRTLNKTNQQFAVIGLGRFGRSVCSTLHKLGYEVLATDIEEKRVSQALTEEITGHALQLDSTEPGALKEAGIFEFDTVIIAIGNYIQESIITTLNVKEGGVKNVVAKASSEVHCKLLRKVGADRVVFPEHEAGCALAQTLTKPAILDTFDLDPDNSIVEIAIPEEFNGKTVAELQLRNRYGLNVLAISNKTNGGADEKFIINPDPHKRLEKGSAMVVIGHNKDIDRLPI; encoded by the coding sequence GTGAATCTGTCCTCGTTAGGGTTTTTTCGTACTTTAAACAAAACCAATCAGCAGTTTGCAGTAATTGGTTTAGGACGTTTTGGTCGTTCTGTTTGCTCGACTTTGCACAAATTGGGTTATGAAGTACTAGCAACAGATATTGAAGAAAAGCGGGTATCCCAAGCCCTGACAGAAGAAATTACCGGTCATGCTTTACAATTAGACTCAACAGAACCAGGCGCACTCAAAGAAGCAGGTATTTTTGAGTTTGACACGGTAATTATCGCAATTGGTAATTATATTCAAGAAAGTATTATCACCACTTTAAATGTCAAAGAAGGTGGTGTAAAAAATGTGGTAGCTAAAGCTTCTAGCGAAGTTCACTGTAAGTTGCTGCGAAAAGTTGGTGCAGACAGAGTTGTTTTTCCCGAACATGAAGCCGGTTGCGCTTTAGCACAAACACTTACAAAGCCTGCTATCTTAGATACCTTTGACCTCGACCCCGATAACAGTATCGTTGAAATAGCAATACCCGAAGAATTTAATGGTAAAACCGTTGCCGAACTACAGCTTCGCAATCGTTATGGTTTGAACGTATTAGCTATCAGCAACAAAACCAATGGTGGTGCTGATGAAAAATTTATCATCAATCCAGACCCCCACAAACGTCTTGAAAAAGGTTCTGCAATGGTAGTAATTGGTCACAATAAGGACATAGATCGCTTACCAATTTAA
- a CDS encoding precorrin-8X methylmutase, giving the protein MEWHITDAQSLSSIDKEIGGFLASMHSPENASKNDDTHFSPAEYEIIRRVIYATGDFEYKSIIEFSDRALQASAAALASRSTVVVDNPKVQVGIAQTVQNTFANPVYCAVEAQTRPQQGKTRAAWGMETLVKRYPEGIFVVGQAATALISLMELIEAEKIRPVLIIATPPQFINIDGIKKSLKEFSIPNITIKSRKGGATVAAAILDGLIDLAWEAYG; this is encoded by the coding sequence ATGGAATGGCACATAACGGACGCTCAAAGTCTATCAAGCATAGATAAAGAAATTGGTGGTTTTTTGGCTTCGATGCATTCGCCGGAGAATGCTTCTAAAAATGACGATACTCATTTTTCACCCGCAGAGTACGAAATTATTAGAAGAGTCATTTACGCTACGGGTGACTTTGAATATAAATCAATAATCGAATTTTCAGATCGGGCTTTGCAGGCTTCAGCTGCTGCCTTGGCATCACGCAGTACGGTTGTTGTAGACAATCCAAAAGTACAAGTAGGTATTGCTCAAACAGTACAAAATACTTTTGCAAATCCAGTTTACTGTGCCGTTGAAGCCCAAACCAGACCCCAGCAAGGTAAAACTCGTGCGGCTTGGGGTATGGAAACTTTAGTTAAGCGCTATCCAGAGGGAATATTTGTAGTAGGGCAAGCAGCAACGGCTTTGATAAGCTTGATGGAGTTGATTGAAGCCGAAAAAATTAGACCTGTTTTAATCATTGCTACACCACCGCAGTTTATTAATATTGATGGAATCAAAAAAAGTTTAAAAGAATTTTCCATACCAAATATAACCATTAAAAGTAGAAAAGGAGGCGCTACGGTAGCAGCAGCAATTTTGGACGGATTGATCGATTTAGCTTGGGAAGCTTATGGGTAA
- a CDS encoding TPM domain-containing protein: protein MHNSLWRRFFTFCTVLLLAGSIWTTHTSSAYAYDNPELLPDEFTPVVDLGKSLNVVQEQNLVQELYDFEEETGWQLRVLTQYDRTPGRAVIKFWGLNDHSILLVADSRGGNILSFAVGDDVYELLPRTFWIELQTRFGNLYFVREKGEDQAIIQALHTVENCLRQGGCNVVPGLPREQWILTLITSVIGGVICGFAAQPREEGQVVAWQWALIFSPLWGILFLAFGIGPVVTRTSDWLPLVRNISGFLIGVLVAYLTPILGNSTPSET from the coding sequence ATGCATAATAGTTTGTGGCGAAGATTCTTCACCTTTTGTACGGTATTACTTTTAGCTGGCTCGATTTGGACGACACATACGAGTTCTGCCTATGCTTACGACAATCCAGAGTTGTTGCCGGACGAATTTACACCAGTTGTAGATTTAGGAAAATCTTTGAATGTTGTTCAAGAACAAAATTTAGTTCAGGAACTTTACGATTTTGAAGAGGAAACTGGTTGGCAGTTGCGAGTACTCACTCAGTACGACAGAACCCCAGGTAGAGCGGTAATTAAGTTTTGGGGTTTAAACGACCATAGTATTTTACTGGTTGCCGATTCCCGTGGTGGTAATATTCTCAGTTTTGCGGTTGGGGATGATGTTTATGAATTGTTACCGCGTACTTTCTGGATAGAACTGCAAACTCGTTTCGGTAACTTATATTTTGTACGGGAAAAAGGTGAAGACCAAGCTATTATTCAAGCTTTACACACTGTAGAAAATTGTTTGCGTCAAGGTGGTTGCAATGTCGTTCCTGGTTTGCCGCGAGAGCAGTGGATTCTGACCTTAATTACTTCGGTTATCGGTGGAGTTATTTGTGGTTTTGCCGCTCAGCCAAGGGAAGAGGGGCAAGTTGTCGCTTGGCAATGGGCTTTAATATTTTCTCCTTTGTGGGGAATTTTGTTCCTTGCTTTCGGAATTGGTCCTGTAGTGACTCGTACCTCCGATTGGTTGCCTCTAGTTCGTAATATTTCCGGTTTCTTAATTGGAGTTTTGGTTGCTTACTTGACTCCTATTCTCGGTAATTCAACTCCTTCTGAAACATAA
- a CDS encoding phytanoyl-CoA dioxygenase family protein, with translation MSKYLAGKRPSAKQLNEWIEFFHANGFLVIPNVLQPEQCQLLRNDLESAIKKTQTENYHPLKKKMMMKRMFEHSKNNLDLFALEPIVTFAENLIGGANGVGYSIEEGVPNANAIHVIHNNSFTVPAQTDGLAQNKWHQDDTPHVLSLDGKPLTNIRLNVLAFTVNYYLTDVLSVENGPTQVIPESHLFGKLCDGDISGYEDRIHSCLGGMGSAVCFNNQVWHRGSRNSSFSTRYITQITYGKRLVGHKYAPFMNYQMPSHCYEGADTRLKQLLGFLPNGAYG, from the coding sequence ATGTCTAAATATTTAGCTGGCAAAAGACCATCTGCGAAGCAGTTGAATGAATGGATTGAGTTTTTTCATGCTAATGGTTTTTTAGTAATTCCTAATGTTTTACAACCCGAGCAATGTCAGCTTTTAAGGAATGATTTAGAGTCAGCTATCAAAAAAACTCAAACTGAAAATTATCATCCTTTAAAGAAAAAGATGATGATGAAAAGAATGTTTGAGCATTCCAAAAATAATTTGGATTTATTTGCTTTAGAGCCAATTGTGACATTTGCAGAAAATTTGATTGGTGGAGCAAACGGTGTTGGTTATTCCATAGAGGAGGGAGTTCCCAACGCTAATGCTATTCATGTTATCCACAATAACTCTTTTACAGTTCCGGCTCAAACCGATGGATTGGCTCAAAACAAATGGCATCAGGATGATACACCACACGTTCTTTCTCTCGATGGCAAACCGCTAACTAATATTCGCTTAAATGTTCTAGCATTTACAGTTAACTATTATTTGACAGATGTTTTATCTGTGGAAAATGGGCCAACCCAAGTGATTCCGGAATCGCATTTATTTGGTAAGTTATGCGATGGTGATATTTCTGGTTATGAAGATAGAATTCATAGCTGCTTGGGAGGCATGGGTAGTGCAGTCTGTTTCAATAATCAAGTTTGGCATAGAGGTTCGAGAAACTCGTCTTTTAGTACCCGCTACATTACACAAATTACCTATGGAAAAAGATTAGTTGGACATAAATACGCACCATTTATGAATTATCAAATGCCCAGTCATTGCTATGAAGGAGCAGATACAAGATTGAAGCAACTTTTGGGATTTTTGCCTAATGGTGCTTATGGATAA